In the genome of Bradyrhizobium sp. CIAT3101, one region contains:
- the trmFO gene encoding methylenetetrahydrofolate--tRNA-(uracil(54)-C(5))-methyltransferase (FADH(2)-oxidizing) TrmFO, producing MTGPQSNIVHVIGAGLAGSEAAWQVAKSGVPVVLHEMRPDRMTEAHRTDGLAELVCSNSFRSDDAANNAVGLLHAEMRRLDSLIMRAADANQVPAGGALAVDRDGFSAAVTKALNDHPLIEIARGEIKGLPPADWSNVIVATGPLTSAPLADAIRELTDENALAFFDAIAPIVHRESIDMSVAWFQSRYDKVGPGGNGADYINCPMNKEQYDGFVAALIAGEKTEFKEWETNTPYFDGCLPIEVMAERGPETLRHGPMKPVGLTNPHDPTTKSYAIVQLRQDNKLGTLYNIVGFQTKLKYGEQQRIFRTIPGLEKAEFARLGGLHRNTFLNSPKLLDSQLRLRAQPRLRFAGQMTGCEGYVESASVGLIAGLYAAADARGETLASPPGTTALGSLLGHITGGHIETIEPGTRSFQPMNINFGLFPPLATAPTKKPDGTRLRGNEKTVAKKQAMSALALADLDRWIADHLRIAAAA from the coding sequence ATGACAGGACCCCAATCCAATATCGTGCACGTGATCGGCGCTGGCCTTGCCGGTTCCGAAGCCGCCTGGCAGGTGGCGAAATCAGGCGTGCCCGTGGTGCTGCACGAGATGCGGCCCGACCGCATGACCGAGGCACACCGCACCGACGGGCTCGCTGAGCTCGTCTGCTCCAACTCATTCCGCTCGGACGACGCCGCCAACAACGCGGTCGGCCTGCTCCATGCGGAGATGCGCCGGCTCGACTCGCTGATCATGCGCGCGGCCGACGCCAACCAGGTGCCCGCCGGCGGCGCGCTCGCCGTCGACCGCGACGGCTTCTCGGCCGCCGTTACCAAGGCGCTGAACGACCATCCCCTGATCGAGATCGCCCGCGGCGAGATCAAAGGCCTGCCGCCGGCCGACTGGAGCAACGTCATCGTTGCCACCGGCCCCCTCACCTCCGCGCCGCTGGCCGATGCCATCCGCGAGCTGACCGACGAGAACGCGCTCGCCTTTTTCGATGCGATTGCGCCGATCGTGCATCGCGAATCCATCGACATGTCGGTGGCCTGGTTCCAGTCGCGCTACGACAAGGTCGGCCCCGGCGGCAACGGGGCGGATTACATCAACTGCCCCATGAACAAGGAGCAGTATGACGGCTTCGTCGCCGCGCTGATCGCAGGCGAGAAGACCGAGTTCAAGGAGTGGGAAACCAACACGCCCTATTTCGACGGCTGCCTGCCGATCGAGGTGATGGCGGAACGCGGCCCCGAGACCTTGCGCCACGGCCCGATGAAGCCGGTCGGCCTCACCAATCCGCACGATCCCACCACCAAGTCCTACGCCATTGTGCAGCTTCGCCAGGACAACAAGCTCGGCACGCTCTACAACATCGTCGGTTTCCAGACGAAGCTGAAATACGGCGAGCAGCAGCGCATTTTCCGCACCATTCCGGGGCTAGAGAAAGCCGAATTCGCACGTCTCGGCGGCCTGCATCGCAACACCTTCCTCAACTCGCCAAAGCTGCTCGACAGCCAGTTGCGCCTGCGCGCGCAGCCGCGGCTGCGTTTTGCCGGCCAGATGACGGGCTGTGAGGGTTATGTGGAGTCTGCCAGCGTTGGCCTGATCGCCGGCCTCTATGCGGCAGCCGACGCGCGCGGCGAGACACTGGCGAGCCCGCCGGGCACGACGGCGCTCGGATCCCTGCTCGGCCATATCACCGGCGGCCACATCGAGACCATCGAGCCGGGCACGCGCTCCTTCCAGCCGATGAACATCAATTTCGGTCTGTTTCCACCGCTCGCAACCGCGCCGACGAAGAAACCTGACGGCACGCGCCTGCGCGGCAACGAGAAGACGGTGGCCAAGAAGCAGGCAATGAGCGCATTGGCGCTCGCCGATCTCGATCGCTGGATCGCCGATCATTTGCGCATTGCCGCAGCCGCGTGA
- a CDS encoding DUF1127 domain-containing protein encodes MLLSLIRMIQAFRDYQRNVAELSQLSDRELADIGLDRSDIPRVAAGQYQG; translated from the coding sequence ATGCTGCTCTCGCTCATCCGCATGATCCAGGCTTTCCGGGATTATCAGCGCAACGTTGCCGAGCTGTCCCAGCTCAGCGATCGCGAACTGGCCGACATCGGCCTCGATCGCTCGGACATCCCGCGCGTTGCCGCCGGCCAGTATCAGGGCTGA
- a CDS encoding lytic murein transglycosylase: MTLTISRLALAALALSASILSAEPALSAVACGSGNFDAWLADFKTEAVAKGIAQQAVAAGLAGVTLDQSVLNRDKSQKVFTQTFEEFSGRMVPPRMTRGSNMMKQYGSVLSRIEQTYGVPGEVLVAIWGLETDFGVNTGKFATIRSLATLAYDCRRAEQFRGELMDALRIVQRGDLAPADMKGAWAGELGQTQFMPSSWMKYAVDFDGNGKRDLLHNAPDVLASTANYLAGYGWQKGKDWQPGSPNFAVLQQWNKSEVYSKTVAYFATQLAHAP; this comes from the coding sequence ATGACCCTGACGATTTCTCGTCTCGCTCTCGCAGCCCTCGCCCTCTCCGCGTCAATCCTGTCAGCCGAACCGGCGCTCTCCGCGGTCGCCTGCGGTTCGGGCAATTTCGACGCCTGGCTCGCCGACTTCAAAACCGAGGCCGTGGCCAAGGGCATCGCGCAACAGGCGGTCGCCGCCGGGCTTGCCGGCGTCACGCTCGACCAGAGCGTGCTCAACCGCGACAAATCGCAAAAGGTCTTCACCCAGACTTTCGAGGAGTTTTCCGGCCGCATGGTGCCGCCGCGGATGACGCGCGGCTCCAACATGATGAAGCAGTACGGCTCGGTGCTGTCGCGCATCGAGCAGACCTATGGCGTGCCAGGCGAGGTGCTGGTTGCGATCTGGGGGCTCGAGACCGATTTCGGCGTCAACACCGGCAAGTTCGCGACGATCCGCTCGCTGGCGACGCTGGCCTATGATTGCCGTCGCGCCGAGCAATTTCGCGGCGAGTTGATGGATGCCCTGCGTATCGTCCAGCGCGGCGATCTTGCACCCGCCGACATGAAGGGCGCCTGGGCCGGCGAGCTCGGTCAGACCCAGTTCATGCCGTCGTCCTGGATGAAATACGCCGTCGATTTCGACGGCAACGGCAAGCGCGACCTGCTGCACAACGCACCCGACGTGCTGGCCTCCACGGCGAACTATCTTGCGGGCTATGGCTGGCAGAAGGGCAAGGACTGGCAGCCGGGCAGCCCGAACTTCGCGGTCCTCCAGCAATGGAACAAGAGCGAGGTCTATTCGAAGACGGTGGCTTATTTTGCCACCCAGCTCGCCCACGCGCCTTAA
- a CDS encoding DUF2189 domain-containing protein, whose translation MATLYQGNVPTMGQTAEAAGPVIRTIQLSDLHDALKRGWEDFKAVPSHAIILCVIYPVLGLVIARVAMGYSVIPLLFPLAAGFALIGPFAALGLYELSSRRERYEEASAWDAMDVLRSPSFGAMLGLGTLLLALFVTWVATAQAIYVAAFGYEGVSGTSDFVTRVLTTSQGWWLIVIGCGTGFLFALAALCISAVSFPLMLDRHAGALEAMVTSLRVVAKNPVPMAAWGLIVAVLLALGTIPAFLGLAVVIPLLGHATWHLYRKVIVSEPGARPVPPPPQRPRKPAADFPANLFPWRNRE comes from the coding sequence ATGGCCACACTCTACCAGGGCAATGTCCCCACGATGGGCCAGACCGCAGAGGCGGCTGGACCGGTGATCCGAACCATCCAACTTTCCGACTTGCACGACGCGCTCAAGCGCGGCTGGGAAGATTTCAAGGCGGTTCCGAGCCACGCCATCATCCTCTGCGTGATCTATCCGGTGCTCGGCCTCGTGATCGCGCGCGTCGCGATGGGCTATTCCGTGATCCCGCTGCTGTTTCCGCTGGCCGCAGGCTTCGCCCTGATCGGCCCGTTCGCAGCACTCGGCCTCTATGAGCTCTCGAGCCGTCGCGAGCGATATGAAGAAGCCAGCGCCTGGGATGCCATGGACGTGCTGCGCTCGCCTTCCTTCGGCGCCATGCTCGGCCTCGGCACACTGCTGCTCGCGCTGTTCGTGACCTGGGTCGCGACTGCGCAGGCGATCTATGTTGCTGCATTCGGCTATGAAGGCGTCAGCGGAACGTCGGATTTCGTGACGCGCGTGCTGACGACATCTCAGGGCTGGTGGCTGATCGTGATCGGCTGCGGCACGGGCTTCCTGTTTGCGCTCGCTGCGCTCTGCATCAGCGCCGTCTCATTCCCCCTGATGCTCGATCGCCATGCCGGCGCGCTGGAGGCGATGGTCACCTCGCTACGCGTCGTCGCCAAGAACCCGGTGCCGATGGCGGCCTGGGGCCTGATCGTGGCGGTGCTGCTGGCGCTCGGAACGATCCCCGCGTTCCTCGGACTCGCCGTCGTCATCCCCCTGCTCGGCCACGCGACCTGGCATCTCTACCGCAAGGTCATCGTCTCCGAGCCCGGTGCACGGCCGGTGCCGCCTCCGCCGCAGCGCCCGCGCAAGCCGGCGGCAGACTTCCCCGCCAACCTCTTCCCCTGGCGGAATAGGGAATAG
- a CDS encoding DUF3597 domain-containing protein: MSIFGKIMGAIFGSHPASAAPAGGAPAGSAPAGTASAPSTAPGAAPSAAPAATVDVAAIVDKLVAAQKEKLEWRTSIVDLMKALDIDSSLAARKDLAKELGYTGDMNDSASMNVWLHKQVMSKLAANGGKLPPEIKH, encoded by the coding sequence ATGAGCATTTTCGGGAAAATCATGGGCGCAATTTTCGGCAGCCATCCGGCTTCCGCTGCGCCCGCCGGCGGCGCACCCGCGGGCAGCGCGCCGGCAGGGACCGCATCGGCGCCTTCCACCGCGCCGGGCGCTGCACCCTCCGCCGCGCCCGCAGCGACCGTGGACGTTGCTGCCATCGTCGACAAGCTGGTGGCTGCCCAGAAAGAGAAACTGGAATGGCGGACTTCGATCGTCGATCTGATGAAGGCGCTCGACATCGATTCGAGCCTTGCCGCACGTAAGGATCTCGCCAAGGAGCTCGGCTATACCGGCGACATGAACGACTCCGCCAGCATGAACGTCTGGCTGCACAAGCAGGTGATGTCCAAGCTCGCTGCCAATGGCGGCAAGCTGCCGCCCGAAATCAAACACTGA
- a CDS encoding GNAT family N-acetyltransferase — MAASVRDNKDRSRFELDVGGELAFANYRLTPSAVIITHTETPHALRGRGIASELIKGALDLIRHDGRKVIAGCGFVVDYLDKHPEDADLVA, encoded by the coding sequence ATGGCGGCATCGGTACGCGACAACAAGGACAGGAGCCGCTTCGAGCTCGATGTCGGCGGCGAGTTGGCCTTCGCCAATTACCGGCTGACGCCGTCGGCAGTCATCATCACCCACACCGAGACGCCGCATGCGCTGCGCGGCCGCGGCATTGCGTCCGAGCTGATCAAGGGCGCGCTCGATCTGATCCGCCACGACGGCAGGAAGGTCATCGCGGGCTGCGGCTTCGTCGTCGACTATCTCGACAAGCATCCGGAGGATGCGGATCTCGTAGCCTGA
- a CDS encoding tetratricopeptide repeat protein: MRVLLALMAFLAVLVSTAPVQAAEGGPAWEACVGLTSTPDERVKACSTVIDARSETGRRLAGAYCNRGHGLTERRELDAALSDLDEAVKLDPTYACAFNNRGRVYGFKRDYDRAIADYDQAITLDPSLAMAYSNRGESRFNKGDLDGAIADFDAAIKRDPNYAMAYANRGYVYARRHDLVHALADYTTRIKLAPDLLAYIDRGNVYRDSEQLDRAAADYGEAIRVAPTDARGWRNRGMIRLYQGDNKGGLADYDKALQYDPADVFSWNNRGQARMRLGDKQGAIAHFRKAMELKPGLQTAHDALQKLGAL, encoded by the coding sequence ATGCGTGTCCTGCTCGCTCTCATGGCCTTCCTCGCCGTACTCGTCTCGACGGCGCCGGTCCAGGCAGCCGAGGGCGGTCCGGCCTGGGAGGCCTGTGTCGGGCTGACGAGCACCCCGGATGAGCGGGTGAAGGCGTGTTCGACCGTGATCGATGCCAGGAGCGAGACTGGCCGGAGGCTCGCCGGCGCCTACTGCAATCGCGGGCATGGCTTGACCGAGAGGCGCGAGCTCGATGCCGCGCTGTCCGACCTCGACGAGGCGGTCAAGCTCGATCCGACCTACGCCTGCGCCTTCAACAATCGGGGCCGCGTCTACGGCTTCAAACGCGATTATGATCGCGCCATTGCCGATTACGACCAGGCGATCACGCTCGATCCATCGCTGGCGATGGCCTACAGCAATCGCGGCGAGTCCCGTTTCAACAAGGGCGATCTCGACGGCGCCATTGCCGATTTCGACGCCGCGATCAAGCGCGACCCCAACTACGCCATGGCCTATGCCAATCGCGGCTACGTCTATGCCCGCAGGCACGACCTGGTCCACGCGCTCGCCGACTACACCACGCGGATCAAGCTCGCGCCCGATCTGCTCGCCTATATCGACCGCGGCAACGTCTATCGCGACAGCGAGCAGCTTGACCGCGCCGCCGCCGATTATGGCGAGGCGATCCGCGTCGCGCCGACGGATGCCCGTGGCTGGCGTAATCGCGGCATGATCAGGCTCTACCAAGGCGACAACAAGGGCGGCCTCGCTGACTACGACAAGGCCCTGCAATACGATCCCGCTGACGTGTTCTCCTGGAATAATCGCGGCCAGGCCAGGATGCGGCTCGGCGACAAGCAGGGCGCGATTGCCCATTTCCGCAAGGCGATGGAGCTGAAGCCGGGCCTGCAGACGGCGCATGATGCACTGCAGAAGCTTGGGGCGTTGTAA